One Natronomonas gomsonensis genomic window, ATCATCACCTTCTAACGCTCACTCGACCGTTCGGCGCCCGACGACCGACTCCATCTCCAACTCGAAGAGGCTGAAATCGACCGCCTCGACGGCTTCGTCGAACAGCCGAAACGGCGGGAACCACTCCCTGAGCGTCGCCTCCTCGACGTCGCTTTCGAACTCGCGTACGGGCCCGCGGACCTGAATGCTCCAGGAATCGGCCGTCGAGGCCTCGTAGACGACGAACGTCGTCGTTCCCGTCGTCTCCAGGAACTGCCGTTTCTCGCTGTCGTCGTCGTGGCCACTCACTCTGAGCAGGAGTCGCTCCCCGTCGTAGTGGTAGCTCAACGGCACCGCGTAGGCGTCGTCGCCGTCAGCCAACCCCAACACCCCGTGTTCGCCGATTCGAAGGTACTCCTCGAGTTCGGCGTCGGTCATCCCGACGGTGTACACGTAGTCGACGTGTTTCATGTGGCTAGTACCACCCCCAGTCGCTTAAGCGGGTCCCCGGTCGGGGCGCGGCGTCGCCCTGCCAGTCACTCACGGTGGATTTCGACCGTGACCGCGCTGTGTTTGTACTCGGGAATCTTCGCGACGGGGTCCAACGTGTCGCCGGTGAGTCGGTTGATGAGCGGGTCGGCGTAGTGAAACGTCGCGAAGACGGTCCCCCGACGAATCGCCGGCGTGAGGTCGGCCTCGATGGTCACCGACCCCCGGTCGCTTTCGACGCGAACCGAATCGCCGTCGGCGATGTCGCGTCGCTCGGCGTCCTCGGGGTGTATCTGTAAGACGTCCTCGCCGCGCATGCGGACGAGCGTTTCCGACCGCCGCGTGAGCGCGCCGCTGTTGAAATGCTGGAGGACCCGGCCGGTCGTCAACACGAGTTCGTCGTCGGCGACTTCGTCGACGGGGTCGACGTGTTCGACCGCCCGGAGGTTCGCGGTTCGGCGTCCGGATTCGAACCGGTCGCTGTGGAGGACGCAGACGCCCTCCTCGGCACCCGCTGGAAACGGCCACCGCTGGCTTCCCGTCCCGATGCCGGCGTAGCTCATGCCGGCGTACTGTGGCAGCACTTCGGTGAGTTCCTCGAAGACGGCCTCGGGACCGTCGTACTCGAAGCGGACGCCATCGTCGGCTAACCCCTCGCCGAGTGCACACAGCACCGCGAGGTCGAGGCGGGCGTCGCCGGGCGGTTCGGTGTTGGGTCGCATCCGCATGACCTGTCGGTCGGTGTTGGTGACGGTTCCGGCCTTTTCGGCCCACGCGCTCCCCGGAAGAATCACGTCGGCGTACTCGGCGGTTTCGGTCTCGAAGAGGTCCAACACGACCAGACAGTCCAGTTTTTCGAAGCGCTCGCGGACGCGGTCGGCGTTCGGTTCCGTCACGGCGGGGTTTTCACCGAACACCAGCGCTCCGCGCAGGTCCTCGCCGAAGGCGTGTGTCATCTCGACTTCGGTGAGTCCCGGCGTCGCCGGCGGTTCGAACCCCCACACGTCGGCGGCGTCCTCGCGGGCCTCGGAATCGGTAACGGGGCGATACCCGGGCAGGACGTTCGGCAGCGCACCGACGTCGCCGGCGCCCTGGACGTTGTTCTGGCCGCGAAGCGGATTCACGCCCGTCCCGCGCTCGCCGACGTTGCCGGTCAAAAGGGCCAAGTTCAACAGCGCGTGGACGTTGTCGGTGCCGCAGTGGTGTTGGCTCATCCCCATCCCGGTGAAAATCGCTGCCCGGTCGGCCTCGGCGT contains:
- a CDS encoding pyridoxamine 5'-phosphate oxidase family protein, producing MKHVDYVYTVGMTDAELEEYLRIGEHGVLGLADGDDAYAVPLSYHYDGERLLLRVSGHDDDSEKRQFLETTGTTTFVVYEASTADSWSIQVRGPVREFESDVEEATLREWFPPFRLFDEAVEAVDFSLFELEMESVVGRRTVE
- the fdhF gene encoding formate dehydrogenase subunit alpha, translated to MSNRPTQPRESICPYCGVGCGITYNPDSGKATGWKGPVNTRGEICPKGAAAWEIVDHEDRLTTPLVRDGETFVPVSWETALEEVTEAFSEIVETDGPDALGFFASSNCTNEENYVLQKLARGLGTNNVDNCARLCHSSTVAAMGERFGAGAMTNTLEDLEEADAYLVAGANPAEQHPIIFRSYLLPAVRDGTELIHVDPRENDTTKAATHHLPVKPGFDIPLLNAVAKVIVEEDLTDEAFLETRVEGVDAFAEFLEGVAVDDNARQAGVDPDDLRAAARAYAEADRAAIFTGMGMSQHHCGTDNVHALLNLALLTGNVGERGTGVNPLRGQNNVQGAGDVGALPNVLPGYRPVTDSEAREDAADVWGFEPPATPGLTEVEMTHAFGEDLRGALVFGENPAVTEPNADRVRERFEKLDCLVVLDLFETETAEYADVILPGSAWAEKAGTVTNTDRQVMRMRPNTEPPGDARLDLAVLCALGEGLADDGVRFEYDGPEAVFEELTEVLPQYAGMSYAGIGTGSQRWPFPAGAEEGVCVLHSDRFESGRRTANLRAVEHVDPVDEVADDELVLTTGRVLQHFNSGALTRRSETLVRMRGEDVLQIHPEDAERRDIADGDSVRVESDRGSVTIEADLTPAIRRGTVFATFHYADPLINRLTGDTLDPVAKIPEYKHSAVTVEIHRE